The following are from one region of the Oreochromis aureus strain Israel breed Guangdong linkage group 1, ZZ_aureus, whole genome shotgun sequence genome:
- the LOC116313271 gene encoding saccharopine dehydrogenase-like oxidoreductase, which produces MARVETSSSRPYHLVIFGASGFTGQFVVEEVARTASEGPKGSLKWAVAGRSKQKLEKVLEQAAGALSKPELRAEVDIIVADVAEPDSLAAMCKQAVIVLNCVGPYRFYGEPVVKACVENGAHHIDISGEPQFLEGMQLNYSSQAAEKGVYIIGSCGFDSIPADMGVLYTRNQFKGTLTAVESFLTVSAGAEGGCIHDGTWQSAIYGFADSQKLQSLRRKFNHKPLPTAGTKLKRRGALFYSNELQQYSVPFMGSDPSVVKRTQRFLAEEYEATPVQYGAYAGIGGIGNIIKMLFAGMMFLFLVKFSFGRNLLIKYPEFFSFGMFSKAGPTRKQMEASSFQFTFYGEGYTEEQDTSQGKPNAKIRTRVQGPEAGYVATPIAMVQAALTLLNEAAAVPKKGGVYTPGAAFAKTTLVDRLNKHGIQFSVI; this is translated from the exons ATGGCGCGTGtggaaacatcttcaagcaggCCGTACCATCTGGTTATCTTCGGAGCCTCCGGGTTCACGGGTCAGTTCGTGGTGGAAGAGGTGGCCCGGACGGCGTCCGAGGGTCCAAAGGGGAGCTTGAAGTGGGCCGTGGCCGGTAGGAGCAAACAGAAGCTGGAAAAAGTTCTGGAGCAGGCCGCCGGAGCCCTCA gTAAGCCTGAGCTGAGGGCGGAGGTGGACATCATCGTGGCAGATGTCGCGGAACCAGACTCCCTTGCAGCCATGTGCAAACAGGCTGTGATTGTTCTCAACTGCGTTGGGCCT tACAGATTCTATGGGgagccagtggtcaaagcctgcGTGGAAAATGGAGCACACCATATTGACATCAGTGGGGAGCCTCAG TTTCTGGAGGGCATGCAATTGAACTACAGCAGCCAGGCAGCTGAAAAAGGTGTTTACATCATTGGGAGCTGTGGATTTGACTCCATTCCTGCAGACATGGGGGTCCTCTACACCAGAAACCAGTTCAAGG GCACACTGACTGCCGTGGAGAGCTTCCTGACTGTCAGTGCAGGAGCTGAG GGCGGGTGTATCCATGATGGCACATGGCAGTCAGCCATCTATGGATTTGCTGACAGCCAGAAGCTTCAGAGTCTTAGGAGAAAGTTTAATCACAAACCTCTCCCCACGGCTGGCACAAAGCTTAAACGCAG GGGAGCGTTGTTCTACAGTAATGAGCTCCAGCAGTACTCTGTGCCCTTCATGGGCTCAGATCCCTCTGTTGTGAAGAGAACTCAGCGCTTCCTGGCAGAGGAATATGAAGCCACTCCG GTCCAGTATGGAGCATATGCAGGAATAGGAGGTATCGGAAACATCATCAAAATGTTGTTTGCTGGCATGATGTTCTTGTTCTTGGTCAAGTTCAGTTTTGGACGGAATCTGCTCATCAAA TACCCAGAGTTCTTCTCCTTTGGAATGTTTTCGAAGGCTGGACCAACTAGGAAGCAG ATGGAGGCTTCATCCTTCCAGTTTACCTTCTATGGAGAGGGCTACACTGAGGAACAGGACACCTCCCAAGGAAAACCTAATGCGAAAATCCGCACACGGGTTCAAGGACCAG AGGCTGGATATGTGGCCACGCCCATCGCCATGGTTCAGGCTGCTCTAACCCTTCTCAACGAAGCTGCAGCCGTGCCTAAAAA GGGAGGAGTATATACTCCAGGAGCTGCGTTTGCAAAGACCACACTAGTCGACCGCCTCAACAAGCACGGCATCCAGTTCTCTGTCATCTAA